One genomic window of Candidatus Binatia bacterium includes the following:
- a CDS encoding S41 family peptidase, producing the protein MKQHTGWLTKIVWAIVLGGTIYLLSYSASRVSAVAKDAYDSIEVFTNVLTLVQRNYVDPVTTKQLIEGAITGMLTALDPHSAYLPPESYKELQVDTRGTFGGLGIEITIRNNVLTVVSPIEDTPAYRAGIKPGDQIIKIDEEFTKDMPLTEAVRRMRGAPGTKVRLTLRREGVVKPIELTLTREVIKIQSVKSRLLEKGYAYVRITQFQERTDDDLQKALAKLEQDNGGPLSGLILDLRNNPGGLLTQAIKVADEFIDSGLVVYTDGRLESQKQKYFAHKQGSRTDFPMIVLVNSGSASASEIVAGALQDHRRALILGTQTFGKGSVQTILPLEENSAIRLTTARYYTPNGRSIQATGITPDIVLDNPTTLAAAGGPSLPRIREENLPRHLRSPHDREESPPNEEETEEPQEVPEALQVREGELGRDPQLDRALELLKSWNVFKTVVAGRTP; encoded by the coding sequence ATGAAACAACACACTGGTTGGTTGACAAAAATCGTCTGGGCTATCGTCCTCGGAGGCACAATTTACTTGTTGTCTTACAGCGCGAGCCGCGTGTCCGCCGTCGCCAAGGACGCCTACGACAGTATCGAGGTGTTCACCAACGTCCTCACCTTGGTACAGCGTAATTACGTCGATCCCGTCACCACCAAACAATTAATCGAAGGCGCAATTACCGGAATGCTAACCGCCTTAGACCCACACAGCGCTTACCTCCCGCCCGAATCCTACAAGGAGCTCCAAGTCGATACGCGCGGCACGTTCGGTGGCCTTGGGATCGAGATTACGATCCGTAACAACGTCCTGACGGTTGTCTCCCCCATCGAAGATACCCCCGCCTACCGGGCCGGAATCAAACCGGGCGATCAAATCATCAAAATCGACGAAGAGTTCACCAAGGACATGCCGCTAACCGAGGCCGTGCGGCGCATGCGTGGCGCGCCCGGGACTAAGGTGCGCCTCACTTTGCGGCGCGAGGGAGTGGTGAAACCAATCGAACTCACGCTGACCCGCGAAGTCATCAAAATTCAAAGCGTGAAGTCCCGCCTCCTCGAGAAAGGGTACGCATACGTGCGGATCACGCAGTTTCAAGAGCGGACCGACGATGACTTGCAAAAGGCACTCGCGAAACTCGAACAGGATAACGGCGGGCCGCTTTCAGGCCTGATCCTGGACCTCCGCAACAACCCCGGAGGCTTACTCACTCAGGCAATCAAAGTGGCCGACGAATTCATCGACTCTGGCCTCGTGGTCTACACCGATGGCCGTTTGGAATCGCAAAAGCAGAAATACTTTGCCCATAAGCAGGGATCGCGCACGGATTTTCCGATGATTGTGTTGGTCAACAGCGGCAGTGCCAGCGCCTCGGAAATTGTTGCCGGAGCCCTACAAGATCATCGCCGCGCCTTGATCTTGGGGACACAAACCTTTGGCAAAGGCTCCGTACAAACGATCCTGCCGCTCGAGGAAAACTCGGCCATCCGCCTCACCACCGCACGGTACTACACGCCAAACGGAAGATCGATCCAAGCGACCGGAATCACGCCGGACATTGTCCTCGACAATCCGACGACCCTCGCCGCTGCTGGCGGACCGTCGCTGCCCCGGATTCGGGAGGAGAACTTACCACGGCACCTCCGTTCCCCGCACGATCGAGAAGAGTCTCCACCCAACGAAGAAGAAACGGAGGAACCACAGGAGGTTCCGGAAGCCTTGCAGGTCCGCGAAGGCGAGTTAGGCCGTGACCCACAGTTGGATCGCGCGCTCGAATTGCTCAAAAGCTGGAACGTGTTCAAAACGGTAGTGGCCGGACGCACGCCATAA
- the xseA gene encoding exodeoxyribonuclease VII large subunit translates to MTFAEAPRAGSTPFLSVSELTQLIRETLETHIDTVWVVGEISNFKVPSSGHFYFVIKDEGAQIAAVMFKGANRGLAFKPEDGLKVLVRGHVSLYEPRGHLQLYVEFMEPVGIGSVQLALEQLKQRLHAEGLFDPQRKRPLPPLPRCIGIVTALTGAAIRDILTVLHRRFPHVRVIIRPVRVQGKEAPTEIVAALRDLQEVPAVDVIIVGRGGGSKEDLWAFNDEVVARAIAACRVPVVSAVGHEIDITIADLAADVRAPTPTAAATLVVPELKELANRIEHQRRLLVSAFSRVLQLYRQRLDQLAHRLRDPRHTVENLRLRLDELAERAELAITRRTERERQRLRALADRLSALSPLGVLNRGYAIVKKLPAGTIVRDAASLTAGDAVQIQFARGRTHALVRETEG, encoded by the coding sequence ATGACGTTCGCCGAGGCCCCGCGGGCCGGTTCTACCCCGTTTCTCAGCGTCAGCGAGCTCACGCAACTCATCCGTGAAACTTTGGAAACACACATTGATACGGTGTGGGTGGTCGGGGAGATCTCGAATTTCAAGGTGCCCTCTTCCGGCCACTTCTACTTCGTTATCAAGGACGAGGGCGCCCAAATCGCCGCCGTTATGTTCAAGGGAGCCAATCGAGGACTCGCGTTTAAACCGGAGGACGGCCTTAAGGTGCTCGTACGCGGGCACGTGAGCCTCTACGAACCCCGCGGTCACTTGCAGCTTTACGTAGAATTCATGGAACCGGTGGGCATCGGCAGCGTGCAACTTGCTCTCGAGCAGCTCAAGCAGCGGCTCCATGCGGAGGGCCTGTTCGATCCACAGCGCAAACGCCCGCTACCGCCTCTCCCGCGCTGCATCGGCATCGTGACCGCACTGACCGGCGCCGCGATTCGCGATATCCTCACGGTGCTCCATCGCCGGTTTCCCCACGTGCGGGTCATCATCCGCCCGGTGCGTGTTCAAGGCAAGGAAGCTCCGACGGAAATCGTCGCAGCCTTACGCGATTTGCAAGAGGTCCCCGCGGTGGACGTCATCATCGTCGGGCGCGGCGGTGGTTCCAAGGAGGACCTTTGGGCATTCAATGACGAGGTCGTCGCGCGAGCCATTGCGGCCTGCCGCGTACCCGTGGTGTCTGCCGTCGGGCACGAGATCGACATCACGATTGCGGATCTGGCTGCAGATGTGCGGGCCCCGACCCCTACAGCAGCGGCAACGCTCGTGGTTCCTGAACTGAAGGAACTAGCAAACCGGATCGAACACCAACGCCGATTGCTCGTATCGGCTTTTTCCCGTGTGTTGCAACTATACCGGCAACGGCTCGATCAGTTGGCTCATCGCCTGCGCGACCCTCGCCACACGGTGGAAAATTTGCGCCTGCGCCTGGACGAGCTGGCTGAGCGTGCGGAACTCGCAATCACGCGGAGAACCGAACGAGAGCGCCAGCGGCTTCGCGCTCTGGCTGACCGACTCAGTGCTCTCAGTCCGCTGGGAGTTCTGAACCGGGGATACGCTATCGTGAAGAAGTTGCCCGCAGGCACAATCGTGCGCGATGCTGCCAGTTTAACCGCGGGAGATGCCGTGCAAATTCAATTTGCTCGCGGTCGGACACACGCGCTGGTGCGCGAAACTGAAGGTTAA
- a CDS encoding polyprenyl synthetase family protein: MRLDQYLEKKRRLIDRALDRYLPATSVPDRLVEAMRYSLLGGGKRVRPILSLAACEAVGGNSETVLPFACAIEMIHTYSLIHDDLPAMDNDELRRGRPTNHIVFGEALAILAGDALLTEAFRIMGEAALSAGVRQRRALQVLTEVAMAAGPRGLVGGQAADIAAQDRQADLPLVEYIHVRKTGELIRVSVRAGAILGGARPGQLRQLSRYAEFLGLAFQIADDILDEEGSLQVTGKIGGGDRRQHKATFPAVLGLPASKQRVRELLSQALEELDSFGDEAEPLRQIAQLIVARASVA; this comes from the coding sequence TTGCGGCTCGATCAGTACCTCGAGAAAAAGCGGCGACTCATCGATCGTGCCCTCGACCGATATCTGCCCGCAACCAGTGTGCCGGATCGGCTCGTCGAGGCGATGCGCTATAGCCTCCTGGGGGGTGGCAAGCGGGTGCGGCCCATCTTATCTTTGGCCGCCTGCGAGGCGGTTGGCGGCAACAGTGAAACCGTGCTCCCGTTTGCCTGCGCCATTGAGATGATTCATACGTACTCGCTCATCCATGACGATTTGCCCGCCATGGACAACGACGAACTTCGCCGGGGGCGACCAACAAATCACATCGTATTCGGCGAGGCGCTCGCCATTCTGGCCGGCGATGCCCTGCTCACGGAAGCGTTCCGCATCATGGGTGAGGCCGCGCTCAGCGCAGGGGTTCGGCAAAGACGTGCATTGCAAGTTCTTACCGAAGTTGCCATGGCCGCCGGGCCCCGCGGGTTGGTTGGAGGCCAAGCCGCTGACATCGCAGCCCAGGATCGGCAAGCCGATTTGCCGCTCGTGGAATACATTCACGTCCGCAAAACCGGCGAACTCATCCGCGTCTCTGTTCGCGCCGGCGCAATCCTCGGCGGCGCCCGCCCAGGGCAATTGCGACAACTGTCGCGCTACGCGGAGTTCCTCGGCCTCGCTTTTCAGATTGCCGACGACATCCTGGACGAGGAAGGCTCTCTTCAGGTCACAGGAAAAATTGGCGGCGGGGATCGGCGGCAACACAAAGCCACGTTCCCGGCTGTGCTCGGGCTACCCGCCTCGAAACAGCGTGTGCGCGAACTTCTGAGCCAGGCGTTGGAAGAGTTGGACTCTTTCGGAGACGAAGCGGAACCGCTACGGCAAATCGCGCAACTCATTGTCGCCCGAGCTAGCGTGGCCTAG
- the xseB gene encoding exodeoxyribonuclease VII small subunit has protein sequence MSDQTLQSFEATMHALEDIVRRLERGDMSLEDALAAFEEGIRLVKALNERLTEVEARIEVLTRTDSGELNLTPLNSDLKE, from the coding sequence ATGAGTGATCAAACACTCCAATCATTCGAGGCTACGATGCACGCGCTCGAGGACATTGTGCGCCGACTCGAGCGAGGCGACATGTCCTTGGAGGATGCCTTAGCTGCCTTTGAAGAAGGAATCCGCTTAGTCAAAGCACTCAACGAGCGCCTAACGGAGGTCGAGGCACGGATCGAAGTGCTCACGCGCACAGACAGTGGCGAGCTAAATCTCACCCCGCTGAACAGTGACTTGAAGGAGTAA